One region of Rattus norvegicus strain BN/NHsdMcwi chromosome 13, GRCr8, whole genome shotgun sequence genomic DNA includes:
- the Hsd17b7 gene encoding 3-keto-steroid reductase/17-beta-hydroxysteroid dehydrogenase 7 isoform X1, translating to MMRKVVLITGASSGIGLALCGRLLAEDDDLHLCLACRNLSKAGAVRDALLASHPSAEVSIVQMDVSNLQSVVRGAEEVKRRFQRLDYLYLNAGIMPNPQLNLKAFFCGIFSRNVIHMFSTAEGLLTQNDKITADGFQEVFETNLFGHFILIRELEPLLCHSDNPSQLIWTSSRNAKKSNFSLEDIQHAKGQEPYSSSKYATDLLNVALNRNFNQKGLYSSVTCPGVVMTNLTYGILPPFVWTLLLPVIWLLRFFAHAFTVTPYNGAEALVWLFHQKPESLNPLTKYLSGTTGLGTNYVKGQKMDVDEDTAEKFYKTLLELEKQVRITIQKSDHHS from the exons ATGATGCGGAAGGTGGTTTTGATTACCGGGGCGAGCAG TGGCATTGGGCTGGCCCTTTGCGGTCGGCTGTTGGCAGAAGACGATGACCTTCACCTGTGTTTGGCGTGTAGGAACCTGAGCAAAGCAGGAGCTGTCCGTGATGCCCTGCTGGCCTCTCACCCCTCCGCCGAGGTCAGCATTGTGCAGATGGATGTCAGCAACTTGCAGTCGGTGGTCCGGGGAGCAGAGGAAGTCAAGCGAAG GTTTCAAAGATTAGACTACTTATACCTGAACGCCGGAATCATGCCTAACCCCCAGCTAAACCTCAAAGCGtttttctgtggtatcttttCAAG AAATGTGATTCATATGTTCTCCACAGCGGAAGGACTTTTGACCCAGAATGACAAGATTACTGCTGATGGGTTCCAGGAGGTGTTTGAAACCAATCTCTTTGGCCACTTTATCCTG ATTCGGGAACTGGAACCACTTCTCTGCCACAGTGACAACCCCTCTCAGCTCATCTGGACGTCTTCTCGAAATGCAAAGAAGTCTAACTTCAGTCTTGAGGACATCCAGCACGCCAAAGGCCAGGAACCTTACAGCTCTTCCAAATACGCTACTGACCTCCTGAATGTAGCTTTGAACAGGAATTTCAATCAGAAG GGTCTGTATTCCAGTGTGACGTGTCCAGGGGTCGTAATGACCAATCTGACGTATGGGATTCTGCCCCCCTTTGTTTGGACGTTGCTTCTCCCGGTGATATGGCTC cTTCGCTTTTTTGCACATGCGTTCACTGTGACACCGTACAATGGTGCAGAGGCATTG GTGTGGCTTTTCCACCAAAAACCGGAGTCTCTCAACCCTCTGACCAAATACTTGAGCGGCACCACAGGATTAGGGACTAATTATGTCAAGGGCCAAAAG ATGGACGTAGATGAAGACACTGCAGAAAAGTTCTACAAGACCTTACTGGAGCTAGAAAAGCAAGTCAGGATCACCATTCAGAAATCAGATCACCACAGCTGA
- the Hsd17b7 gene encoding 3-keto-steroid reductase/17-beta-hydroxysteroid dehydrogenase 7 isoform X2, which translates to MMRKVVLITGASSGIGLALCGRLLAEDDDLHLCLACRNLSKAGAVRDALLASHPSAEVSIVQMDVSNLQSVVRGAEEVKRRFQRLDYLYLNAGIMPNPQLNLKAFFCGIFSRNVIHMFSTAEGLLTQNDKITADGFQEVFETNLFGHFILIRELEPLLCHSDNPSQLIWTSSRNAKKSNFSLEDIQHAKGQEPYSSSKYATDLLNVALNRNFNQKGLYSSVTCPGVVMTNLTYGILPPFVWTLLLPVIWLLRFFAHAFTVTPYNGAEALMDVDEDTAEKFYKTLLELEKQVRITIQKSDHHS; encoded by the exons ATGATGCGGAAGGTGGTTTTGATTACCGGGGCGAGCAG TGGCATTGGGCTGGCCCTTTGCGGTCGGCTGTTGGCAGAAGACGATGACCTTCACCTGTGTTTGGCGTGTAGGAACCTGAGCAAAGCAGGAGCTGTCCGTGATGCCCTGCTGGCCTCTCACCCCTCCGCCGAGGTCAGCATTGTGCAGATGGATGTCAGCAACTTGCAGTCGGTGGTCCGGGGAGCAGAGGAAGTCAAGCGAAG GTTTCAAAGATTAGACTACTTATACCTGAACGCCGGAATCATGCCTAACCCCCAGCTAAACCTCAAAGCGtttttctgtggtatcttttCAAG AAATGTGATTCATATGTTCTCCACAGCGGAAGGACTTTTGACCCAGAATGACAAGATTACTGCTGATGGGTTCCAGGAGGTGTTTGAAACCAATCTCTTTGGCCACTTTATCCTG ATTCGGGAACTGGAACCACTTCTCTGCCACAGTGACAACCCCTCTCAGCTCATCTGGACGTCTTCTCGAAATGCAAAGAAGTCTAACTTCAGTCTTGAGGACATCCAGCACGCCAAAGGCCAGGAACCTTACAGCTCTTCCAAATACGCTACTGACCTCCTGAATGTAGCTTTGAACAGGAATTTCAATCAGAAG GGTCTGTATTCCAGTGTGACGTGTCCAGGGGTCGTAATGACCAATCTGACGTATGGGATTCTGCCCCCCTTTGTTTGGACGTTGCTTCTCCCGGTGATATGGCTC cTTCGCTTTTTTGCACATGCGTTCACTGTGACACCGTACAATGGTGCAGAGGCATTG ATGGACGTAGATGAAGACACTGCAGAAAAGTTCTACAAGACCTTACTGGAGCTAGAAAAGCAAGTCAGGATCACCATTCAGAAATCAGATCACCACAGCTGA
- the Hsd17b7 gene encoding 3-keto-steroid reductase/17-beta-hydroxysteroid dehydrogenase 7 produces the protein MRKVVLITGASSGIGLALCGRLLAEDDDLHLCLACRNLSKAGAVRDALLASHPSAEVSIVQMDVSNLQSVVRGAEEVKRRFQRLDYLYLNAGIMPNPQLNLKAFFCGIFSRNVIHMFSTAEGLLTQNDKITADGFQEVFETNLFGHFILIRELEPLLCHSDNPSQLIWTSSRNAKKSNFSLEDIQHAKGQEPYSSSKYATDLLNVALNRNFNQKGLYSSVTCPGVVMTNLTYGILPPFVWTLLLPVIWLLRFFAHAFTVTPYNGAEALVWLFHQKPESLNPLTKYLSGTTGLGTNYVKGQKMDVDEDTAEKFYKTLLELEKQVRITIQKSDHHS, from the exons ATGCGGAAGGTGGTTTTGATTACCGGGGCGAGCAG TGGCATTGGGCTGGCCCTTTGCGGTCGGCTGTTGGCAGAAGACGATGACCTTCACCTGTGTTTGGCGTGTAGGAACCTGAGCAAAGCAGGAGCTGTCCGTGATGCCCTGCTGGCCTCTCACCCCTCCGCCGAGGTCAGCATTGTGCAGATGGATGTCAGCAACTTGCAGTCGGTGGTCCGGGGAGCAGAGGAAGTCAAGCGAAG GTTTCAAAGATTAGACTACTTATACCTGAACGCCGGAATCATGCCTAACCCCCAGCTAAACCTCAAAGCGtttttctgtggtatcttttCAAG AAATGTGATTCATATGTTCTCCACAGCGGAAGGACTTTTGACCCAGAATGACAAGATTACTGCTGATGGGTTCCAGGAGGTGTTTGAAACCAATCTCTTTGGCCACTTTATCCTG ATTCGGGAACTGGAACCACTTCTCTGCCACAGTGACAACCCCTCTCAGCTCATCTGGACGTCTTCTCGAAATGCAAAGAAGTCTAACTTCAGTCTTGAGGACATCCAGCACGCCAAAGGCCAGGAACCTTACAGCTCTTCCAAATACGCTACTGACCTCCTGAATGTAGCTTTGAACAGGAATTTCAATCAGAAG GGTCTGTATTCCAGTGTGACGTGTCCAGGGGTCGTAATGACCAATCTGACGTATGGGATTCTGCCCCCCTTTGTTTGGACGTTGCTTCTCCCGGTGATATGGCTC cTTCGCTTTTTTGCACATGCGTTCACTGTGACACCGTACAATGGTGCAGAGGCATTG GTGTGGCTTTTCCACCAAAAACCGGAGTCTCTCAACCCTCTGACCAAATACTTGAGCGGCACCACAGGATTAGGGACTAATTATGTCAAGGGCCAAAAG ATGGACGTAGATGAAGACACTGCAGAAAAGTTCTACAAGACCTTACTGGAGCTAGAAAAGCAAGTCAGGATCACCATTCAGAAATCAGATCACCACAGCTGA